The genomic interval agagggatagattggaagagagagagatgagaagcatcaatttttccttgtggcactaagttgttcattgattgctttctcatacatgccttgaccagggggctccagctgagccagtgaccccttgctcaagccagcaaccttggattcaagccggTGAGCATGGGGttttgtctatgatcccacgctcaagccagcaaacccgtgctcaagctggtgagcctgcactcaagccggagaccgcACGTGTCTTTGAACCTAAGTTCTCAGCATcctaagctgatgctctatccactgcgccacctcctggtcaggcaatgattttttttttaattgattgattttagagaagacagaaacagatgttttctgtatgtaccctgactggggattgaacccacaacctttataTATGAGGATGACACTCTAGCCAAATGAGCTATCTGGCTGGGGCTAGATAATGGTTTTTATTCTATTGCTTACCACTCTAGAGAAAAATTGTggtgagtttttgttgttttattttttaaggagagTGCAAGTATTTGTTGCCTGGTATTGTACTAATCATGTGGTAAGTAtccagtatttgttgaatgagtgtgAGAAAACTCTGAAGACTAGGCTATGTATCTCCTTTACCAGGGAAGCTTTTTAATAAAACGTGTACTTAGGCCTTAACCCAGAAGATTCTGACTAAAATGGTCTGGAATTGAATAGGATAAGATTCTTTCAAGGTTTCACAGGTTATACCTAGAGCTAGCAAGAATTTGAGGCAACAGGATGCATATAATTTTTGTGGCACTTGAGATTGAGGCAGCCTTTTTTACAAAGGCAGTGTAGTGAAATCTATCAAGTTAAATTTCACATATTCTTTGAACTGGCACTTCCTAGGAATTTAACTTACATTATATGCCTTCTAAAGCACTAGACTGTAaagccctggcggttggctcagcggtagagcatccacccggtgtgtggaaatcccaggttcgattcccagtcagggcacacaggagaaatgtccatctgcttctccacccttccccctctccttcctctctatctctcttttcccctctcgcagccaaggctccattggagcaaagttggcccaggcgctgaggatggctctgtggcctccgtgCCTCAGGCGCTtcaatggctccggttgcaaccagagtaacaccccagacgggcagagaattgccccctagtgggcttgccagatggatcctggtcgggtgcatgcaggagtctgtctgtctgccgacccctgcttctcacatcagaaaaatacaaaacaaacaaacaaacaaaaaaacccactagaCTGTAAATACACAACAGCATTCATGACagtggttttttttgggggggggggtgagagatgggagatagtgaggcagactcctgcatgcaccccaaccaggatccacccagcaactccatctaGAGCTGATGCTTCAGTACCAACttatttttggcacctgaggcccATGCATCCCAAGGGAGCTCTATCCTCAGTGCATAGgggctatgctcaaaccaatcgagccactgtctgtgggaggggaagagggagggaagggggagagggagggattgagaagcagatggtcacttctcctctgtgccctgactgggaatcgaacctgggatgtctatatgctgggccgatgctctatccactgagctaccagccagggctgcaatgtttataaaagtgaaaaagcgcctgaccaggcggtggcacagtgggtagagtgtcgaactgggatgccgaggacccaggttcaagaccccgaggtctccagcttgagcacgggctcatctggtttgagcaaagctcaccagcttggacccaaggtcgctggctcgagcaaggggttactcggtctgctgaaggcccacgtacaaggcacatatgagaaagcaatcaatgaacaactaagatgtcacaatgtgcaatgaaaaactaatgattgatgcttctcatctctccgtttctgtctgtctgtccctgtctacccctctctctgactctctctctgtctctgtaaaaaaagtgaaaaagcaagAAACCACCCAGCTAGTTATGACACAAAAATACTAGGCAGCCTTTAAACAGAATGAAGCAAATCTTTATGTGCTGATATGAAAACTGCAAATTGTTAAGTAATACTGTctatataaatgtaattttatataaaaattaaaagatatactTGCTGGTATATGATagaaaaattttctggaaagataCACAAGAAACTAATAAGAAGGACTAGGGCAGAAGAACGAAGCTTTTACCTTTCATTTACTGTATTTCTGTATGGATTTAATTTTCTAGTCATCTGTAAAAaagacttgattttaaaaaatctctcatgggggcctgaccaggcggtagtgcagtggatagagtatcggactgggatgcggaggacccaggttcgagaccccaagatcgccagcttgagcgcgggctcatctggtttgagcaaaactcaccagcttggacccaaggtcgctggctcaagcaagggattacttggtctgctgtagccccacggtcaaggcacatatgagaaagcaatcaatgaacaactaaggtgtcgccatgaaaaactgatgattgatgcttctcatctctctctgtacctgtctttctgtccctgtctatccctctctctgactctttctctctctttgtaaaaaaaaaaaaaaaaaaaaaaaatctcttatagGGTTATCTGAGCAGAGAatacattatatatgtatgtgtgtgtgtgtatatatgtatgtatatgaaaacattaatatgatacatatgtacattccttttatgtattaaaaaactCTTAACAACTCATTCCAAAATGTGTCTAGCCagggttgagaatcactgatatgatggaaggagatttgataCCCAGTTCTGCCATTAAGTGACCTTGGGAAActtttagtttccttatctgtatacTGCAAAAATTAGTATCTATGACACATTGTTATTATAGTGGTTAAATaacataatgtattttatactaGGTTCTAAGTCAGTGTCAGTTATCCTTTCAAGGATTTTGCAGTCTTCTGACATTATCACAGAGGTTTTGGTGAAGAAGCAGCTTCATTGATGGGGTTTTTGTCTCCACTCCTAACTCTAACCCATTCAACCCCTACCTCTATACCTGGGGCAGGTGGCGAAATTCACATACTCACAATCTGTGGCAGATGACATTGAGCCGTAGGAGAAATCCTTATGCCATTCTAAGGATGCAGGATATCATGGTACAGGAATTGTCACTGGTGAACAAGCAACTACTGATGGTGAGTTCTAGCAAGGGTGACCTTACATCTCATCCACTACTGCTGTGTGCCTAATGTCCACTGGGATTCCCATGGTCTTAGTCTCTGCCATTACTTACCCATCTTATTTGCCTCTGAGGTTTTTACTATTACACCAGAGCAATAAGTCTGTAACTTTAAATGCCTAAGCTCTTTGTCATTAAGTGATTCTTTGCATTCAGTGGCAGATGCAACTTGTACTGTTGAACAAGTTTCAAAGTTCAGCTTAGCTCTTGCTTCTCTTATCTTGGTGAAACTCAAAACTGCTTTAGTGCCCAGCACCTTCCTCTCAAAACCTCTCTCCCTGGGGTCCTCAGTTGATGTCATGTCACCATCTTTGTATCCCAAGTGCCAAGCAGAGTTCCTGGTTTATGGTATgttctcagaaaatatttgctgaacatGGGACTTCAcccagggataaaaaaaaaaaaggggggggaaggtTTCTCCTCCAATGGTGTAGCTTCTATGTTACAGCCTAGCTTTATGTTACAGCTAAGTCCAGATGCAAAAGAACATGATAGAGTGATAGGAAAGCAATCTGGGGGAAAGAATGAGACAGGGGAGTAAAGAGAGGGCCAACATCTCACTCTCTTCTGCCCTCCCCACCAGGTCCGTCAAGCTGCCTTGCACCAGCTGTTTGAAAAGGAGCATCGGCAGTACCAACAGGAGCTAAATCAGATGGGCAAAGCTTTTTATGTGGAGAGACTCTGATGCCATCCGAAACACTATTCTTTCGTTTTCATCATGCCCACCAACCTAGCCTTCTTGAGCCCCTACCACTTTGAACATCCTTTCCAAAATACACCTGAATCTAGTTATGTACCCAGGACTTGATGCTCCCACTCTCACCTCTCAATCCTCTGGTGCTGTTTGGGAAACAATCTATGAAACTCTGGTAAAAACAAGAGTGACGCCTTGTGGTCAGAATGAGATACATAGTGTTGATTTTAGTGCTGTAAGTGcagggaggaaaggtggagagatGGACAGTGTGACAGAATCTTGATTTGGTTTAACAAAGCTAGCTGTTAAAGGTTTAGACTTAGATCACTTGGCTCATTCTTTCAGAGCTAAGTCTTGATTTAATTCAAAACTACTTATTCACAGCTGCCATAATCTTAATATAGTTTCCTGGATTTTGCTTACCACCTCTCAGATCTCACCTCCACTGACTTTTTTTCTGTACATTTGGACAAATAACTTTGaatgtaactatttttaaaatttttatttattgattttagagagagagaaacagcaatctgtttcctgtatgtgccctgactgggactccagctggcaacctttgAGCCTCAgaataatgctccaaccaaccaagccatcagCCAGGACTTGAATATGGCTATTAATCCACAGGCACTGTGGTGCTTTAAGTGTCAGAAGGTCTGGGTTTTAGGCTTTGAGTGAGCCAGTTATTGTGAGACCTTAGGATAAGCCTCTTTCTTCTGGGGCTGAATTCCACCTCTGCAAAATGACAGGGTTCCAGTCTAATGCCTTCATGGATTGGGCAGGTAATATAACAGATGTAAGGAAATAAGTAGTTGTGGAATTTATAGGGGATGGGAAAGAGCATTAAATCTAaagatattcaaaataaaaatgctggAAAATACTGATTAATCATATGTATCTATAGGCCACAAAGAACCTTACTTTACATACAAATGTATGTAAAGATCCACTTTACATTCAAATGACATCCTAACAGAGAGACCTTCATTATTAAAAAATTCCCATCTTCGACCCCTCCCCCTTGTGGAACCGTTGGCTTGCTGCTTCTGTCTATGGAGAGACCCCCCATTTTGCAGGCAGTAACAGTTGCTGGAACACACTGACACTCTCTGATGTAATCACCATTATACACACCTTTTCCTGTTCTCTCACCTTGGAATCTGCACtcaaatttggttatttttgtttttcttttctttttttcaaagagaagagagagagacatgaagggagagagatgagaagcatcaactcatagttgtgtcacttgagttgttcactgattgcttctcatacttgaccaggggactcaagctgagccagtgacccctttctcaagccagcaaccttgggcttcaagccggcaactttgggctcaagccagtaaccatgggatcatgtctataatcctgtgctcaagccggcaaccccacactcaagctggcaagcctgtgctcaaaccggatgagcccatgctcaagctggtgacctcggagtttcaaacctgggacctcagagtcccaggttagtgctctatccactgtgccaccactggttaggtaGTATCCAAAGTGATCACTCATccttttacattgatttttttcctgttctcaACTCCATGCAGCTATGTCTTCATTGCAAAACTTAcaccttttctttccccttttctgcAAGTCTGTCTGCATCcctcaatatatatttttcatctcaCTGTCAgagcttctccttccttctctgtctacATATCCTACTGATGAGCACTGAGAAGCAGCAGGGTACAGAGAGAAAAGCACAGGCTTTGGAGTTGGGTGTGTATTCATAGTCTGGCTTCTCCTAATTGTTGTTAACACGTGTAAATTAATTCTCTGAGCCTAAATTTCCTCTCCTGAGAATGGGGACAATAATACACATTTTGTAGGATCATTAAAGGATTAAATAAGGTAAtgaatgtatactgctcacaaaaattaggggatacttcaaaatgaatataaagcaataaaaaatagaagcatttgatttttgttaattaaacaagaacatcagaaaagcaaacaagcctgaccaggcaatgtcGCAGTGAATAGAtgttgaactgggacgcagaggacccaggttcaaaaccccgaggtcaccagcttgagcgcaggcctacctggtttgagcacagctcaccagcttgaactcaaggttgctggtttgagcaaggggtcactgggtctgctatagcccccctctcccccagtaaaggcacatatgagaaagcaatcaatgaacaactaaggagccacaatgaagaattgatgcttctcatctctcttccttcatgtctgtctgtccctatttgtccctctctctgtctctgtcacaaaagaaaataaaa from Saccopteryx leptura isolate mSacLep1 chromosome 2, mSacLep1_pri_phased_curated, whole genome shotgun sequence carries:
- the CFAP141 gene encoding cilia- and flagella-associated protein 141 isoform X2, whose amino-acid sequence is MGLKKMVDRWRNSHTHNLWQMTLSRRRNPYAILRMQDIMVQELSLVNKQLLMVRQAALHQLFEKEHRQYQQELNQMGKAFYVERL
- the CFAP141 gene encoding cilia- and flagella-associated protein 141 isoform X1; this encodes MSTEKMAEVEESFQRAMGLKKMVDRWRNSHTHNLWQMTLSRRRNPYAILRMQDIMVQELSLVNKQLLMVRQAALHQLFEKEHRQYQQELNQMGKAFYVERL